In the Puntigrus tetrazona isolate hp1 chromosome 9, ASM1883169v1, whole genome shotgun sequence genome, one interval contains:
- the rnf17 gene encoding RING finger protein 17 isoform X2 has protein sequence MSDTAVACNICGSSYTLPEDESGGNLPHVLVCGHIFCSTCLRALQSQQNLITCPECQMDTSIEEGVDGLEVDSRIIGLIYTARMNTKKGHRCKSQRFKSPPPAGAIHTQENAEGRPDVVKVLDEFLGKATENLSQLDKLHKSFSSGIHAQLRKERTRIIREIDEAVDKAKRVLQKRRSMLVSKLSDVDLLFTDGRKECNRMEERMKELQTAIQKARHVRQVPSLETYCNLDKILETLHIPVDAESYDMSSVSLRSGLCCSLQMDSFVDSLRSCLKITDDDDDCFLKEVTVEPFKHVVKSGMEVWDSSSQSVGGNADPIVKKKSTSRPSFIEEIMEDIDTSSEVVEIAHSFPEPEPRHAERHTMHRRHRRQRFDRPLTTQPKLVHYVMATHIVNPAHFYVRYMMEQKSGQKLTKKVNEFCSGDSSLFTFSDEIKTGSVLFIYWKKDVWCRVTVTELFQKECFQHVPKCLASEVSRLCVYFQDFGFSKGISIPSDGGLSVLNECLRRPDAATLAEMNGWAPLAIKCSLKDIVPADLLKGWSLEAADEMRSLLGSEAVEMQVFGEEGDTLLVDLKKTPMVSMREHLVFMELARFYSPIVSPGSVPLLFYPSVRPALNVEVNAMVSHANKPSDFYVQLVENMEYLLLHSKLQDCYSRPQANSEFQIFCPSLSQACVACYDQEWCRVQVIGFPGGRMVEVRYVDFGYKKTLSVKDLRQIKDEFFALPEMALWCSLNDVVSPQHTWSDEACVAFKELVEHKLITVVAKKLVAGTGPVPVCLYEIGDDCTGASIGDLLVRNGLAVSSKQCQIKDTQPLETTVWDPPFEEEPLSVALTPPVSEELNASLILPTCVKDIKVRVTHVTSPGNIYVQLLQFDSQLKRIHDTLKSLFSKSEPQDMLWEAEMFCAANNTGVWERGKVCTVSANGVAEVLRCDFGNKVNLHENNLRPLSPDLIGSFLLECNLSGVRPAGGRSTWTATACDFISHYLTGAMAVMAIKDPSARPVLVSLFCSNRAGQNVSFSDFLISEGLALKERKAASTSETVFSEQCVKIEKIPEPQRLTSLPQTPPTSTPHISPPPEKVQTHSYPPPELPPCGHTLMSISAVSEQGVIYAMTHQAVCEFDRLRERLQQHIKTLPRQKNYNWKGVLGCAVMGTDMFWYRGQVQEVIGGHVKVQYVDQGLVESIPVCHVYPMVLCEDVPQLCVPCEINGVIPIGKGWQWDAVVLMKELLLGRSVSVHIIEHPEDPCGCVKVEITVDGMALSKIMVHHQYATFDPAISSREDYVVPPPVPDLDDWDLNTEGLQEPQTVLGIYKELQIPKSRKHFPARVKHIRTPNEVFLCLLDKILGEEEQEENLEEALERVNERIENLSPLTDFPIECSCLAEYSDGKYYRAKILGFSQLTPSVKLLVRHVDFGSDDILPTQKLRQLPTSLHHFPCAAVYVKLAGFKPTSACSELERIPYRPEWSMRAMMEMIDLLNGELTAVVTATEPQLSVLLYNAEGTLVHRPLVEKGLADYA, from the exons ATGTCGGACACAGCGGTTGCTTGTAACATCTGTGGCTCATCTTACACATTACCTG AAGATGAATCTGGGGGGAATCTCCCTCATGTGCTGGTGTGCGGTCACATTTTCTGCAGCACGTGCTTGCGCGCGCTCCAGTCCCAGCAAAACCTCATCACGTGTCCAGAATGTCAG aTGGACACTAGTATTGAAGAAGGAGTTGATGGTTTGGAGGTGGACAGCAGAATCATTGGCCTCATCTATACAGCGAGGATGAACACAAAGAAAGG ACACCGGTGTAAATCTCAGAGATTTAAGAGTCCACCGCCAGCAGGAGCCATCCACACACAGGAGAATGCTGAAGGG aGGCCAGATGTCGTTAAAGTTTTGGACGAATTCCTTGGGAAAGCAACAGAAAACTTAAGTCAACTTGATAAACTTCACAAG TCTTTTTCCAGTGGTATTCATGCTCAACTGAGGAAAGAGAGAACTCGAATAATCAGAGAAATTGATGAGGCTGTTGACAAAGCAAAGAGGGTCCTGCAGAAAAG GAGGAGTATGTTGGTGTCAAAACTGAGTGATGTCGATCTTCTCTTCACGGATGGTCGGAAAGAATGTAACAGAATGGAAGAGAGGATGAAGGAGCTGCAAACAGCCATCCAGAAAGCTCGGCATGTCCGACAGGTTCCTTCTCTGGAGACATATTGCAATCTAGACAAG attttggaGACACTACACATTCCAGTGGATGCTGAATCATATGACATGAGCTCTGTGTCATTGCGTTCGGGACTCTG cTGCAGTCTTCAAATGGACAGTTTTGTTGACAGTTTGAGAAGCTGTCTTAAAATTACAGATGACGATGATGACTG ttttttaaaagaagttacAGTGGAGCCTTTTAAACACGTTGTGAAGAGTGGTATGGAGGTCTGGGACAGCTCCAGTCAGTCTGTTGGAGGAAATGCAGATCCCATTGTcaaaaagaaaagcacaagCAGGCCAAGTTTCATAGAGGAAATAATGGAAGACATTGACACTTCTTCAGAGGTAGTGGAAATAG CCCATAGTTTCCCAGAACCTGAACCAAGGCATGCTGAAAGGCACACAATGCATAGAAGACATCGCAGGCAGCGTTTTGACAGGCCCTTAACTACACAGCCTAAAC tggtGCACTATGTTATGGCAACTCACATCGTAAACCCTGCACATTTCTATGTACGCTATATGATGGAACAGAAGTCAGGCCAAAAGTTGACCAAAAAGGTCAATGAATTTTGCTCGGGAGATAGTAGCCTCTTCACGTTCAGTGATGAAATCAAGACAG GCTCTGTGCTCTTTATCTATTGGAAGAAGGATGTGTGGTGTAGGGTAACAGTGACTGAGCTCTTTCAGAAAGAGTGTTTCCAGCATGTGCCCAAATGCCTTGCATCAGAAGTCTCCCGTCTCTGTGTCTACTTCCAGGACTTTGGCTTCTCCAAGGGCATTTCAATTCCAAG TGATGGAGGTTTAAGTGTGTTGAATGAGTGTCTGCGGAGACCTGATGCTGCTACTCTGGCTGAAATGAATGGCTGGGCTCCTCTGGCCATCAAATGCTCCCTTAAAGATATTGTTCCTGCAGACCTG CTCAAAGGGTGGAGTTTAGAGGCAGCTGACGAGATGAGGAGCCTGCTGGGATCCGAGGCTGTGGAGATGCAGGTGTTTGGTGAGGAGGGAGACACTCTGTTAGTGGATCTGAAAAAAACACCAATGGTGTCTATGCGGGAGCACCTGGTGTTCATGGAGCTGGCCAG ATTCTACTCTCCTATAGTTTCCCCTGGCAGTGTACCACTCCTCTTCTACCCATCAGTTCGCCCTGCACTCAATGTTGAGGTCAATGCTATGGTTTCTCATGCGAACAAACCATCAGACTTCTATGTACAACTA GTTGAAAATATGGAGTACCTGCTGTTGCACTCGAAGCTCCAGGACTGTTACAGTCGCCCCCAGGCAAACAGTGAGTTTCAGATCTTCTGCCCTTCTCTCTCACAGGCCTGCGTCGCTTGCTATGACCAGGAATGGTGCAGGGTTCAAGTCATAG GCTTCCCTGGTGGTCGGATGGTTGAGGTTCGGTATGTGGACTTTGGCTACAAAAAGACTCTCTCTGTGAAGGATCTGAGACAGATAAAGGATGAGTTCTTTGCTTTGCCAGAAATG GCCTTGTGGTGCAGTCTGAATGATGTGGTCAGTCCGCAGCATACATGGAGTGATGAAGCCTGTGTTGCGTTCAAGGAACTTGTGGAGCATAAACTAATCACTGTTGTGGCAAAAA AGCTTGTTGCCGGCACTGGACCTGTGCCTGTGTGTCTGTATGAGATTGGTGATGATTGCACTGGAGCCAGTATTGGAGATTTACTGGTCAGAAATGGTCTTGCTGTTTCCAGTAAACA GTGCCAGATTAAAGACACCCAACCCTTGGAGACAACCGTATGGGACCCTCCATTTGAAGAGGAACCTCTGTCTGTTGCTCTGACTCCTCCTGTTTCTGAAGAGCTGAATGCCAGCCTGATTCTGCCCACATGTGTCAAAGACATCAAAGTTCGTGTGACACATGTCACCTCTCCTGGAAACATTTATGTGCAGCTGCTGCAGTTTGACAGCCAGCTGAAGAG AATCCATGACACACTGAAGAGTCTCTTCTCTAAATCAGAGCCACAGGACATGCTCTGGGAAGCGGAGATGTTCTGTGCTGCTAACAACACTGGGGTTTGGGAAAGAGGAAAAGTGTGCACCGTGTCTGCTAATGGGGTTGCTGAG gtTTTGCGTTGTGACTTTGGTAATAAAGTGAATCTCCATGAAAACAACCTCAGACCCCTCAGTCCTGATCTGATTGGATCTTTCTTACTGGAATGTAACCTCAGTGGTGTCAG GCCAGCTGGTGGTCGCTCCACATGGACAGCCACGGCCTGTGACTTCATCTCTCACTACTTGACCGGTGCCATGGCTGTAATGGCCATAAAG GACCCATCTGCCAGGCCAGTGCTGGTGTCTCTGTTTTGTTCAAACCGTGCTGGTCAAAACGTCAGTTTCTCAGATTTCCTCATCAGTGAAGGACTTGCTCTAAAGGAGAGGAA GGCTGCTTCCACATCAGAGACGGTCTTCTCAGAGCAGTGTGTGAAGATCGAGAAGATTCCTGAGCCGCAGAGACTCACAAGCCTTCCTCAGACACCACCCACATCCACCCCTCACATCAGCCCACCACCAGAGAAAGTGCAGACACACTCGTACCCCCCTCCAGAGCTGCCTCCCTGTGGACACACACTCATGAGCATCTCAGCTGTCTCCGAACAAGGTGTCATTTATGCAATGACGCACCAAGCAG TGTGTGAGTTTGATCGTTTACGGGAGCGCCTGCAACAACACATTAAAACCTTGCCAAGACAGAAGAACTACAACTGGAAAGGAGTTTTGGGATGCGCTGTCATGGGAACAGACATGTTCTGGTACAGAGGTCAGGTGCAAGAGGTCATTGGAGGACACGTGAAG GTCCAATATGTGGATCAGGGGCTTGTGGAGAGTATCCCGGTTTGTCATGTGTATCCAATGGTCCTCTGTGAGGATGTGCCGCAGCTCTGTGTGCCATGCGAGATAAATGGAGTCATACCG ATTGGGAAGGGATGGCAGTGGGACGCTGTGGTGCTCATGAAGGAGTTGCTACTTGGGCGTTCAGTCAGTGTACACATTATT GAGCACCCAGAGGATCCTTGTGGCTGTGTAAAGGTTGAGATAACAGTGGATGGAATGGCGCTTAGTAAGATAATGGTGCATCACCAATATGCCACTTTCGATCCTGCCATCAGCAGCCGGGAG GATTATGTGGTTCCGCCTCCTGTCCCTGATTTGGATGACTGGGACCTGAACACAGAG GGGTTGCAGGAGCCCCAGACTGTTTTAGGGATTTATAAAGAACTCCAGATTCCTAAATCAAGAAAGCATTTCCCTGCGAGGGTCAAGCATATCCGCACCCCAAATGAG GTGTTCCTGTGTTTGTTGGATAAGATTCTGGGTGAAGAGGAGCAAGAGGAGAACTTGGAGGAAGCTCTTGAGCGTGTGAATGAGAGGATCGAAAATCTGAGCCCGCTGACAGACTTTCCCATCG agtGTTCCTGTCTGGCTGAGTACAGCGATGGAAAATATTATCGTGCAAAGATACTGGGTTTTTCTCAACTCACTCCTTCTGTGAAGCTCCTCGTGAGACATGTGGATTTTGGTTCGGATGACATCTTGCCAACTCAAAA ATTGCGTCAACTCCCTACATCCCTTCATCACTTCCCATGTGCAGCAGTTTATGTCAAGTTAGCAGGCTTCAAACCAACAAGCGCGTGTTCGGAGTTGGAGAGGATACCTTACCGGCCTGAGTGGAGTATGAGAGCCATGATGGAGATGATCGACCTGTTAAACGGGGAGCTCACTGCAGTGGTCACT GCTACTGAACCACAGCTGAGTGTGCTGTTATACAATGCTGAAGGGACACTGGTCCACAGACCTCTGGTGGAGAAAGGCCTCGCCGATTATGCGTAA
- the rnf17 gene encoding RING finger protein 17 isoform X1 — protein MSDTAVACNICGSSYTLPEDESGGNLPHVLVCGHIFCSTCLRALQSQQNLITCPECQMDTSIEEGVDGLEVDSRIIGLIYTARMNTKKGRHRCKSQRFKSPPPAGAIHTQENAEGRPDVVKVLDEFLGKATENLSQLDKLHKSFSSGIHAQLRKERTRIIREIDEAVDKAKRVLQKRRSMLVSKLSDVDLLFTDGRKECNRMEERMKELQTAIQKARHVRQVPSLETYCNLDKILETLHIPVDAESYDMSSVSLRSGLCCSLQMDSFVDSLRSCLKITDDDDDCFLKEVTVEPFKHVVKSGMEVWDSSSQSVGGNADPIVKKKSTSRPSFIEEIMEDIDTSSEVVEIAHSFPEPEPRHAERHTMHRRHRRQRFDRPLTTQPKLVHYVMATHIVNPAHFYVRYMMEQKSGQKLTKKVNEFCSGDSSLFTFSDEIKTGSVLFIYWKKDVWCRVTVTELFQKECFQHVPKCLASEVSRLCVYFQDFGFSKGISIPSDGGLSVLNECLRRPDAATLAEMNGWAPLAIKCSLKDIVPADLLKGWSLEAADEMRSLLGSEAVEMQVFGEEGDTLLVDLKKTPMVSMREHLVFMELARFYSPIVSPGSVPLLFYPSVRPALNVEVNAMVSHANKPSDFYVQLVENMEYLLLHSKLQDCYSRPQANSEFQIFCPSLSQACVACYDQEWCRVQVIGFPGGRMVEVRYVDFGYKKTLSVKDLRQIKDEFFALPEMALWCSLNDVVSPQHTWSDEACVAFKELVEHKLITVVAKKLVAGTGPVPVCLYEIGDDCTGASIGDLLVRNGLAVSSKQCQIKDTQPLETTVWDPPFEEEPLSVALTPPVSEELNASLILPTCVKDIKVRVTHVTSPGNIYVQLLQFDSQLKRIHDTLKSLFSKSEPQDMLWEAEMFCAANNTGVWERGKVCTVSANGVAEVLRCDFGNKVNLHENNLRPLSPDLIGSFLLECNLSGVRPAGGRSTWTATACDFISHYLTGAMAVMAIKDPSARPVLVSLFCSNRAGQNVSFSDFLISEGLALKERKAASTSETVFSEQCVKIEKIPEPQRLTSLPQTPPTSTPHISPPPEKVQTHSYPPPELPPCGHTLMSISAVSEQGVIYAMTHQAVCEFDRLRERLQQHIKTLPRQKNYNWKGVLGCAVMGTDMFWYRGQVQEVIGGHVKVQYVDQGLVESIPVCHVYPMVLCEDVPQLCVPCEINGVIPIGKGWQWDAVVLMKELLLGRSVSVHIIEHPEDPCGCVKVEITVDGMALSKIMVHHQYATFDPAISSREDYVVPPPVPDLDDWDLNTEGLQEPQTVLGIYKELQIPKSRKHFPARVKHIRTPNEVFLCLLDKILGEEEQEENLEEALERVNERIENLSPLTDFPIECSCLAEYSDGKYYRAKILGFSQLTPSVKLLVRHVDFGSDDILPTQKLRQLPTSLHHFPCAAVYVKLAGFKPTSACSELERIPYRPEWSMRAMMEMIDLLNGELTAVVTATEPQLSVLLYNAEGTLVHRPLVEKGLADYA, from the exons ATGTCGGACACAGCGGTTGCTTGTAACATCTGTGGCTCATCTTACACATTACCTG AAGATGAATCTGGGGGGAATCTCCCTCATGTGCTGGTGTGCGGTCACATTTTCTGCAGCACGTGCTTGCGCGCGCTCCAGTCCCAGCAAAACCTCATCACGTGTCCAGAATGTCAG aTGGACACTAGTATTGAAGAAGGAGTTGATGGTTTGGAGGTGGACAGCAGAATCATTGGCCTCATCTATACAGCGAGGATGAACACAAAGAAAGG CAGACACCGGTGTAAATCTCAGAGATTTAAGAGTCCACCGCCAGCAGGAGCCATCCACACACAGGAGAATGCTGAAGGG aGGCCAGATGTCGTTAAAGTTTTGGACGAATTCCTTGGGAAAGCAACAGAAAACTTAAGTCAACTTGATAAACTTCACAAG TCTTTTTCCAGTGGTATTCATGCTCAACTGAGGAAAGAGAGAACTCGAATAATCAGAGAAATTGATGAGGCTGTTGACAAAGCAAAGAGGGTCCTGCAGAAAAG GAGGAGTATGTTGGTGTCAAAACTGAGTGATGTCGATCTTCTCTTCACGGATGGTCGGAAAGAATGTAACAGAATGGAAGAGAGGATGAAGGAGCTGCAAACAGCCATCCAGAAAGCTCGGCATGTCCGACAGGTTCCTTCTCTGGAGACATATTGCAATCTAGACAAG attttggaGACACTACACATTCCAGTGGATGCTGAATCATATGACATGAGCTCTGTGTCATTGCGTTCGGGACTCTG cTGCAGTCTTCAAATGGACAGTTTTGTTGACAGTTTGAGAAGCTGTCTTAAAATTACAGATGACGATGATGACTG ttttttaaaagaagttacAGTGGAGCCTTTTAAACACGTTGTGAAGAGTGGTATGGAGGTCTGGGACAGCTCCAGTCAGTCTGTTGGAGGAAATGCAGATCCCATTGTcaaaaagaaaagcacaagCAGGCCAAGTTTCATAGAGGAAATAATGGAAGACATTGACACTTCTTCAGAGGTAGTGGAAATAG CCCATAGTTTCCCAGAACCTGAACCAAGGCATGCTGAAAGGCACACAATGCATAGAAGACATCGCAGGCAGCGTTTTGACAGGCCCTTAACTACACAGCCTAAAC tggtGCACTATGTTATGGCAACTCACATCGTAAACCCTGCACATTTCTATGTACGCTATATGATGGAACAGAAGTCAGGCCAAAAGTTGACCAAAAAGGTCAATGAATTTTGCTCGGGAGATAGTAGCCTCTTCACGTTCAGTGATGAAATCAAGACAG GCTCTGTGCTCTTTATCTATTGGAAGAAGGATGTGTGGTGTAGGGTAACAGTGACTGAGCTCTTTCAGAAAGAGTGTTTCCAGCATGTGCCCAAATGCCTTGCATCAGAAGTCTCCCGTCTCTGTGTCTACTTCCAGGACTTTGGCTTCTCCAAGGGCATTTCAATTCCAAG TGATGGAGGTTTAAGTGTGTTGAATGAGTGTCTGCGGAGACCTGATGCTGCTACTCTGGCTGAAATGAATGGCTGGGCTCCTCTGGCCATCAAATGCTCCCTTAAAGATATTGTTCCTGCAGACCTG CTCAAAGGGTGGAGTTTAGAGGCAGCTGACGAGATGAGGAGCCTGCTGGGATCCGAGGCTGTGGAGATGCAGGTGTTTGGTGAGGAGGGAGACACTCTGTTAGTGGATCTGAAAAAAACACCAATGGTGTCTATGCGGGAGCACCTGGTGTTCATGGAGCTGGCCAG ATTCTACTCTCCTATAGTTTCCCCTGGCAGTGTACCACTCCTCTTCTACCCATCAGTTCGCCCTGCACTCAATGTTGAGGTCAATGCTATGGTTTCTCATGCGAACAAACCATCAGACTTCTATGTACAACTA GTTGAAAATATGGAGTACCTGCTGTTGCACTCGAAGCTCCAGGACTGTTACAGTCGCCCCCAGGCAAACAGTGAGTTTCAGATCTTCTGCCCTTCTCTCTCACAGGCCTGCGTCGCTTGCTATGACCAGGAATGGTGCAGGGTTCAAGTCATAG GCTTCCCTGGTGGTCGGATGGTTGAGGTTCGGTATGTGGACTTTGGCTACAAAAAGACTCTCTCTGTGAAGGATCTGAGACAGATAAAGGATGAGTTCTTTGCTTTGCCAGAAATG GCCTTGTGGTGCAGTCTGAATGATGTGGTCAGTCCGCAGCATACATGGAGTGATGAAGCCTGTGTTGCGTTCAAGGAACTTGTGGAGCATAAACTAATCACTGTTGTGGCAAAAA AGCTTGTTGCCGGCACTGGACCTGTGCCTGTGTGTCTGTATGAGATTGGTGATGATTGCACTGGAGCCAGTATTGGAGATTTACTGGTCAGAAATGGTCTTGCTGTTTCCAGTAAACA GTGCCAGATTAAAGACACCCAACCCTTGGAGACAACCGTATGGGACCCTCCATTTGAAGAGGAACCTCTGTCTGTTGCTCTGACTCCTCCTGTTTCTGAAGAGCTGAATGCCAGCCTGATTCTGCCCACATGTGTCAAAGACATCAAAGTTCGTGTGACACATGTCACCTCTCCTGGAAACATTTATGTGCAGCTGCTGCAGTTTGACAGCCAGCTGAAGAG AATCCATGACACACTGAAGAGTCTCTTCTCTAAATCAGAGCCACAGGACATGCTCTGGGAAGCGGAGATGTTCTGTGCTGCTAACAACACTGGGGTTTGGGAAAGAGGAAAAGTGTGCACCGTGTCTGCTAATGGGGTTGCTGAG gtTTTGCGTTGTGACTTTGGTAATAAAGTGAATCTCCATGAAAACAACCTCAGACCCCTCAGTCCTGATCTGATTGGATCTTTCTTACTGGAATGTAACCTCAGTGGTGTCAG GCCAGCTGGTGGTCGCTCCACATGGACAGCCACGGCCTGTGACTTCATCTCTCACTACTTGACCGGTGCCATGGCTGTAATGGCCATAAAG GACCCATCTGCCAGGCCAGTGCTGGTGTCTCTGTTTTGTTCAAACCGTGCTGGTCAAAACGTCAGTTTCTCAGATTTCCTCATCAGTGAAGGACTTGCTCTAAAGGAGAGGAA GGCTGCTTCCACATCAGAGACGGTCTTCTCAGAGCAGTGTGTGAAGATCGAGAAGATTCCTGAGCCGCAGAGACTCACAAGCCTTCCTCAGACACCACCCACATCCACCCCTCACATCAGCCCACCACCAGAGAAAGTGCAGACACACTCGTACCCCCCTCCAGAGCTGCCTCCCTGTGGACACACACTCATGAGCATCTCAGCTGTCTCCGAACAAGGTGTCATTTATGCAATGACGCACCAAGCAG TGTGTGAGTTTGATCGTTTACGGGAGCGCCTGCAACAACACATTAAAACCTTGCCAAGACAGAAGAACTACAACTGGAAAGGAGTTTTGGGATGCGCTGTCATGGGAACAGACATGTTCTGGTACAGAGGTCAGGTGCAAGAGGTCATTGGAGGACACGTGAAG GTCCAATATGTGGATCAGGGGCTTGTGGAGAGTATCCCGGTTTGTCATGTGTATCCAATGGTCCTCTGTGAGGATGTGCCGCAGCTCTGTGTGCCATGCGAGATAAATGGAGTCATACCG ATTGGGAAGGGATGGCAGTGGGACGCTGTGGTGCTCATGAAGGAGTTGCTACTTGGGCGTTCAGTCAGTGTACACATTATT GAGCACCCAGAGGATCCTTGTGGCTGTGTAAAGGTTGAGATAACAGTGGATGGAATGGCGCTTAGTAAGATAATGGTGCATCACCAATATGCCACTTTCGATCCTGCCATCAGCAGCCGGGAG GATTATGTGGTTCCGCCTCCTGTCCCTGATTTGGATGACTGGGACCTGAACACAGAG GGGTTGCAGGAGCCCCAGACTGTTTTAGGGATTTATAAAGAACTCCAGATTCCTAAATCAAGAAAGCATTTCCCTGCGAGGGTCAAGCATATCCGCACCCCAAATGAG GTGTTCCTGTGTTTGTTGGATAAGATTCTGGGTGAAGAGGAGCAAGAGGAGAACTTGGAGGAAGCTCTTGAGCGTGTGAATGAGAGGATCGAAAATCTGAGCCCGCTGACAGACTTTCCCATCG agtGTTCCTGTCTGGCTGAGTACAGCGATGGAAAATATTATCGTGCAAAGATACTGGGTTTTTCTCAACTCACTCCTTCTGTGAAGCTCCTCGTGAGACATGTGGATTTTGGTTCGGATGACATCTTGCCAACTCAAAA ATTGCGTCAACTCCCTACATCCCTTCATCACTTCCCATGTGCAGCAGTTTATGTCAAGTTAGCAGGCTTCAAACCAACAAGCGCGTGTTCGGAGTTGGAGAGGATACCTTACCGGCCTGAGTGGAGTATGAGAGCCATGATGGAGATGATCGACCTGTTAAACGGGGAGCTCACTGCAGTGGTCACT GCTACTGAACCACAGCTGAGTGTGCTGTTATACAATGCTGAAGGGACACTGGTCCACAGACCTCTGGTGGAGAAAGGCCTCGCCGATTATGCGTAA